GGATAAGACTTCTCTTTTTGTAACATGAAAGCTGTCTAAATagaatgtaaataatgtttagaGTGGTTTaagtatgtataacatttttcaacaaatcACGCTGGATCATTTACAACAGACGCGCTTTATTAATTGTATTCACTGAAGAAATGCTCTcttaaatgcatgaataaatctTCTGTTTGTACTTGGTTCAAGCAATTTGTGCAGATACCATTCAATCCCTGTATTTGCTATCATAAACTCTTTGGTAGAGAGAcattgtttattgaattgagTTCCACACACAGCAATTGAACAGTCAACCGAATCACactttcccttatatgtgtCCAGGCAGTTGTTCAttgtattacaaaaacattattgcatGCCTATTTATCCtattaaaactttattaaagCTGAATTCAAGTATTCCCTTGAACAGTCATGAGCAATTCTACCATATTTTGGCTTACTTTGAATCAGATTTATGTCTTTGTTTTACGGTAAATCGTATGATACAAGACAGAAAATATCTTAATAGTAGGTCTTTCTAGAGTAATGTTTACAGGTCTTGTAGCGGTGAATTTGCAAATGCGTAATATATAAGCGCTGAAAAAGTATATGTATAGTCGGAGAATAATTTGCAGTAGCACCTTTTCAAATTTACTTGGACATCTGTAAACGACTATCTTCATAGTTTATGCTAGAATGTCCATTATTTATGTGCCAATTAAAGCTAGAACCTTGATGTGTACAATAATCCATGATTATCTTTTCAGGTAGAAGAACTCGGTGCCAAATAGCGCCGCTGTGCGCTGAATTGTAATGTGCTCTTGAAAATAATTGGATTTCACAAAAACACAAAGTGGGTTATTTTCATCGGAACAGAAGAACGAAGGGTCTTAATAAATCGCGGAATTATGCCACGCTTCTCAGATGCAGGCAAGAAGAAAAATGTCTGTTAGTGACTTCTCAAGGATTAATTTATCAACAAATGGCAGCAGAATTGCATTTAAAGTATGGCTTACTGTCCCAAACTGTGATTCTAAGCGCGCAGTAATGCGATTTTGTCACGGAACTCCTTGTTTTCATTTATCTGTGGATGATTGTTAGGTTTACTGTGTTCAAAGTCCGTCACCCTATAAAGTGAACTACAATGGATGTCAGCATTATGCGCGAAAACGGAGCATATAATATAACATCTGAAACAAAGACGAATGTGACAGAAATGAGTGCTGTAAAGGGTCCAATCGTTGTCCCAATGTACCAGCAAGCGATAATAATCACGATGTACAGCATAATCATATGTCTGTCGGTATTCGGAAATTCAATTGTGTGCTATATCGTATTTTCATCGCGTAAAATGAGGACAGTAATGAACTTCTTTATCGTCAGCCTGGCTTTGAGTGACATCCTTATGGCAGTGCTCTGTATTCCATTGACGTTTATAGCAAATCTTATTATAAACTCTTGGCCCTTCGGCGAAACAATGTGTCCAATTGTCTCCTTTATTCAAGTGGTAACAGTATTTATGAGCTCATTAACACTCGTAGCCATAAGCCTTGACAGGTACTGGGCAATTGTTCACCCTTTGAGACGAAAAATGTCTAAGCGTCAAGCCTGCATTGTGATTTCCGTCATCTGGTTATTGTCCCTAGTAATACCTTTGCCGACAGCTATAAAGGCAAGGGTCCACCAGTACGTGAACGATTCAAATGCTCCCTTCTTTTGCGAGGAATTATGGGAAAATGTTACAGGGCAGTCCATTTACAACGTATTGCTACTACTTTTACAGTATTTTATTCCACTTGCAATCCTCGTGTTTGCTTACGGAAGAATTATCCGCGTGTTGTGGATCGTAAAGACTCCCGGAGAAGCTGTAAATGACCGGGACAAAAGAATTGCTACATCCAAGAAAAAGGTAATTGAATTAGCAGAAAATCTGACTGTAACCCCTTTttagttgttatttttttaatgtacgTCTCTAAGAACTAGTCAGTTCCAAGCaccataattataaattaatcaggttttgttttttgtaaggAAACTGTGTATTAAACATTGACGTTAGTAAATTTTAGatcttattaaatcaaataaataagatgaaagaatttcaatttaaatttacgAATTTAAAAACGGGAAAAAACagtcattcataataaaatgtgcCGTTGTGCACTAACTCGTAGATAGcacatgttgttttaattttaaataggTATTGAAACCCCAAACGGTTTCTTGCTGTTTTCATCGACCGTGCCAAATCGGTTAccatatcatatattttagaCTGCTTAATGATTGTTGGCTGGTAGCGTTGTGTCTTGCTTTGTGTTTTGACcttgtgtatttaaaaaagagatTGGTTTAATTTAGGGCTACAATGCTGgtccttgtagtttccattgaaaagtattgaagAACATTCATAAATATGTCTTGTATGGTAGCAGACACATAGTATTTTCAGTGTGTTCACACTACTTATATAGCATTCAAATTGccgaatatattttaaaaaaaaatcattcttttTGCGACAATGCGTCATGTGTTATAATAAAACTTACATTCGTTTccatataatacaaacaattgtGCAAAAACTAATAATGGACGAGTGTTACAATAGACAATAAAGACAGATTAAAAAGATGTATAAACAATGAGTATTGATACTTGATAAGAGTTTCAAAGACACTGTAATTTAAGcaaatatcattgttaaaagGCATATGGTTAGCGCTATTCCAATGTCATTGCAGACGCTGTTAAAACAGTTCCCCCTTCTGAACAATAGCAGTAAGACATTGTAATGAACTTTTAATGTAATACAAAACGTTGATTTGTGTTTTCCTGTTTCCCCTTATAAAGCTCAAATCCTAATCTAAACAAAGTATACCAGTTAAAATAGTCCATCAATTTGTCTGAGCATTTTCCTAGCAATTGACACGAAAATCAAATACAAACGACATAAGATGAAACAGAGTATGTATATACGTAGTGCGAAAAGTTTTCTAAACATTTTCACTTATTTCATGCAAGTCATACATTTTATAGCCAGGCCCACATCcaacaagaaaaataacaaacaaagttATTTGCATTAAGTTTAGTGTAAATCAGGTTGAACAGTTAAgtggatgttttttttaatcaacaaCAGCTACTCATTAGATAACAACGTTAGAAAAGTACAAAGTAAACCCTTATCAAGGAGACGTTTACCTTGAAGCTCGGGAAATACAGTTTACTGATCACCTACTTTGCGTCTTGTCGATATATCAATGCTTTTTGGAAAAATTGGCCAATAGAATCAGCAGGCAGAACTGACATTGAAAACAGCCGCCTTGGTTTAATATATTGACAATACTAGTTATTGCAATGCTGGTGGCGTCCATTAGCCTCGGCTTAAGCAGCATTTTTTATTCAGTTGACTCAAAGAAACATGAGATTAATTAAAGTTCTTATACATACAAGGAAAGGGGAATATGGAGCGTACTAATTTGAAACTTTCCTCTTACCATACGGTTATCCATCTTTTTGGAATTTAGGACAAGAGATTCCCAAACCAACCAGCGATGATATATTTCGCCATTAAAGCTTCAGCATTGTCTGATGTCTGTTCCGCTAACATAAAACTTATGTTGGATCTCAGCATAATATGTTTCCCATATTGTGACTTGTTAGATATCACCTCTGAAACCAAGCTGTATTCTTTCGTTCGACTATTGATATATCAATGTACTCTGAACAAGTACAAGAGCATATCAATAAGACGTGTACATATTCAAAACTTAATCAAACATATTACAGGATAGCTGATATCCAGTTCCGGTTTATCTTTAAGATATATAAGCGTTGAATGTATACAGAGAACATATCCTACtacaatttattgaaacaaaccattttatatttgtttttatattttacttcttCGTTAAAGTAATAATTATACTTTATCCTTGAAGTTCGTGAAATTGCCTTCgatgaattcattttttacataGGTAGTGCCTTACTACCCTCTTCTTTTCAGTTACGTTAAAagaatgtattattatatttcaaatgacttAACATGAGCTTATTACTTTTGCGAGATAAAATTCGTCTGTCAAATAGTCGAAATgttctttcaaaataatttgttagTCCAGACAGCCAATCAACTGATGTAATAACATACATAAGTTATTCAAAAGCATTTACAAATCTGCGTTTTACCATATCTTTTACATCCGGTTGCTTAAATAATTACCATAATGAAATGCTCTGTTTGTATATTGTTTACTTTCTTTGATGTTTTGTGCGTACAGCTATTCCAAAACTCCAGTCTCATTTCCTGACATTATCAGTAATCAAGATTTGATGATTTGTGCatactttattttacaaaccaaTAACCATTTTCTTCTATCTTTTCAGATCATCAAGATGATGATAGTGGTTGTGATTATATATGCTATTTGCTGGCTTCCTCACCATGTTATCACCATAGCTGGCGACATCAACATTACGTTCTACAATCTTCAAGGAATGAACATTGTCTGGACGGCGTCTCATTGGCTCGCCATGTCCACTTGCATGTACAATCCGTTTATCTATTGCTGGATGAACGCTAAGTTCCGGAACGGGTTTATTAAAGTGTTCAGATGTGTAACGTGTGGATTGACAAAACCTCGGCGTGGAATTGAGATGCAACACATGAGTTATCATCATAGTGGTGCTTTATCGGTAGGGAATAGTTTTACCACACCGCATAGAAGTTCGTCGTCAAATTCCGAGTATACATGTCTTAATGGGAAATGTAGCGCAATAACCGTGTCTAGAGATTGTAGACATCAAAAAGTGCGCTTTTGCTAATAAAGACAGGCTTACTTGTTAACGTATGCTTTCCGATTggttttgattattgtttagcGGTAGTTAACGGACAGCGCCTCTCGCATTGATTGTTGTCTGAACATAACAGCGACGTCTACGTCTTTCTTGCTATGTGTGATTCAGTTGCAATGGTTTTGGATGGCTGCAGCTTCATtgggttttttttcattattttgactGCTTTGTGATTAGttttgaaaagcaattaaaagttaccaatacacatttgtttttaaactggAAATATTCATAGGCAATACAAGGCTGTGTTCTTTTTCATAGTTTTTTAAACAACGAATAGCCTtggatttctttaaaaagtagctaaaatacaatacattttatcaagtttTTGGCGCAAAATTTATAACAGCTTAGAAATCATAGCTTTTTTCATGGTGATACTTTGCCTTAAGTTATACCTTATTGATGTATgtaatgttgatttataaatcCATGTTACATTTATAATTTCTAGTGTGCCcgcaagttttgaaaaaagttaGGTATGTCGGTTGTCTGacaaaattgtcaaatattaaGCTCGCTGTATGGGTATATCATTTAGAGTTCCTTAACATCTAACTGAATGACTTAAGTACTCTAgctataaaacaatgatatgacGCTATACTTATGGGATAAATAAAGCATCAATCGCGCTTATGCTACGTTTGACTTCgtaaatgaatgtttattttaactagCAAATATGCCATCGTTTTTTGTTCAGCAgtcatttgaattaaaacatgATGTCATAgattatcagtaattattccataaatattgaccaaacaataaaaaaagtctgAATCAGTTACAATCAACTACATATACTTCGATTGAAGcatatcaatgtttatttattttttatctcagGAAATGGCTGTAGCGGTCGTTAACCACaccaaaaatcaaataattgaaCCAAATTCACGATCACGCGAAAAACGCTTTAATATCTGCCAACATTTGATGAACTTTAATGATAATTTATCGTCTACTTATCCGAAAAAAAATCCAGAATACCACtcatattgtttatatcaaaCCAGcgtatgtaaaatgtaaatttacttccTAAGCATGCCAAGATAGCGATTTGTTGCGagataatattgttattatgtttgtgtttctgGATATCTGAAACCCTCTTGTAAATGCGGTGTCGACAGATATTAAACAatagaatgattttttttgtgcggCAGAAGTTTTATCAACCGAGTATGTCAAAACACGAACTTCAAAACTTACATCTTctttgttttactattttaaggACGTACTTTTCCGGGAAATTTGAGGGAAATTGCAAGAATATGctataatttcaaaacacaaaGTTACTTTTTCCAAAAATGATATCAATGATATGATGTAAAGCActataaatgaacaaaattcaTCGGTAGCCGCTAAAGGAAACAACATTTGGTAAACAATCATTTGACTTGCAAAACACTGTAAATTTGGTTGCGAACATTATCTGACAATATACGAAACTAAATgtgttatttcttttattaaacaatgttaacTTCATGTACAAGTTTGGTTGCCTTTCATTTAGTAAATATCCCATTTCAGGGCAAAACAAGCTAGCCCAAATCATGACGTCAAAAGAGACAACACATATATTAAAGTCCATCAAAATATCGTCATTTGTATTATGGTATTTTGGGCATTCCTTAGTGAGCTAATTTGTTTTCTGATATCATAAACATGAAGTTAAATGTATAAGTGGTACGGGAGCCTATTCATCAAATGATGTTCGTTTTACGGTCATTTGATATTTCTGTTCATCTATAACGTGAATGTTGAAACATATCATACTGTATTTATTTCAGCCATATATAGCGTGTCGCGTGCCCTCAGGACTATATGGACGTGGGAAGTTACAGGTTCGCGATCTACGATACGAGTGGTCTGACATCGATggaacaatataaaaatatgatacatacaaagtgattttttaaactaaatattttatgtttgtattttcgttgtttatttcatcatgttTACATTGTAACAAAATAAGAACGCAAtcatgaaatgttatttgtacAATTAGCTTGAACTTTATCTTTCAATTTGGAGAATAACGATATCTGTAATAGGTCAGTAGCtcatttaaatttgtattatgCCTTAATAAGAATATGCTTTTCGATGGGTTATACAGATTTATGATTGAGATATACTTGCCTTATCTctgtttttaaacattgaaacagaaaaatatcattttaaaatgaatcacTGCTGTAACATGTTGGCTCATTTGCTCTCCGAATTTAACGTCAGTGTGCAAATAGGTGAGACAAAATATCACTGATGTCATATCCAGAATGATTTGAACCTTTTTAATTTGCTCGAGCAAGTAAGTGCTATCACCCACCAACCTGTCTAATTTGATCAGGATACTTGCAGCATTTGCTCACCAAACTTACCAAACAGTTCGAGCGGCTACTGGAAATCAATGTTCATCAACCTATCCAATTTGTTAAGCGGGTTTGTGGCAACCTATGCTCACCAACCTACCCAATTTGTGTAAGCAGGTTAGTGGCAACCTATGCTCACCAACCATCCCAATTTGTTTGAGCAGATTAGTGGCAACCGATGCTAACCAACCAACCCAATTTGTTTGAGCAGATTAGTGGCAACCGATGCTCACCAACCAACCCAATTTGTTTGAGCAGATTAGTGGCAACCTATGCTCACCAACCATCCCAATTTGTGAGCAGATTAGTGGAAATCTATGCTCACCAACCATCCCAATTTGTTTGAGCAGATTAGTGGCAACCTATGCTCACCAACCATCCCAATTTGTTTGAGCAGATTAGTGGCAACCTATGCTCACCAACCATCCCAATTTGTTTGAGCAGATTAGTGGCAACCTATGCTCACCAACCATCCCAATTTGTTTGAGCAGATTAGTGGCAACCGATGCTCACCAACCAACTCAATTTGTTTGAGCAGATTAGTGGCAACCGATGCTCACCAACCATCCCAATTTGTTTGAGCAGATTAGTGGCAACCGATGCTCACCAACCAACCCAATTTGTTTGAGCAGATTAGTGGCAACCTATGCTCACCAACCATCCCAATTTGTTTGAGCAGAATAGTGGAAATCTATGCTTACCAACCAACCAAATTTGCTCCAGCAGGCTAGTggcaacacatttttttactgTTAAAGGAATAACCTTTATTTCAATCAACAGTTATGTAGATTTATCTGGTACATGTCATAAATCATTGTTATATGAACAAACACACGAactcatgatatttttttctttataacaaACACGAACTCATGACATATTAGTATAGCTGAAAGGCATTGGGAaggatattataattatttgttcatcgttaatgtatttttttcgcCGACCAATTATCAATAGTTATGCTCAATGGTTTGTCATTTGTTTATAAccttgtatgtatatatacaagaCTACAGAATTACAATTAGAAGCATAATAGATGTACACACATGtaatgtatatgtgtatgtgaatAAAGATGTAAGTGATTTGATTCTGggtttaatttatcaaaatttagcAAGTTGAGGGTAGAATTcagactatataaaaatatagagttttttttcgtttattggagacattgttcaattttagacatgcttattttcaatatttaatgaatgaaagcaagttgttttatgttatgaaacatgaaaacaaaccatcaacattattattaaatgataaatgaacgctacttaacaatatttattgtagTTTGATATTGCGTCACATACTTTATGTAAGACCTCAAGTGAT
Above is a genomic segment from Mya arenaria isolate MELC-2E11 chromosome 2, ASM2691426v1 containing:
- the LOC128213536 gene encoding RYamide receptor-like, producing the protein MDVSIMRENGAYNITSETKTNVTEMSAVKGPIVVPMYQQAIIITMYSIIICLSVFGNSIVCYIVFSSRKMRTVMNFFIVSLALSDILMAVLCIPLTFIANLIINSWPFGETMCPIVSFIQVVTVFMSSLTLVAISLDRYWAIVHPLRRKMSKRQACIVISVIWLLSLVIPLPTAIKARVHQYVNDSNAPFFCEELWENVTGQSIYNVLLLLLQYFIPLAILVFAYGRIIRVLWIVKTPGEAVNDRDKRIATSKKKIIKMMIVVVIIYAICWLPHHVITIAGDINITFYNLQGMNIVWTASHWLAMSTCMYNPFIYCWMNAKFRNGFIKVFRCVTCGLTKPRRGIEMQHMSYHHSGALSPYIACRVPSGLYGRGKLQVRDLRYEWSDIDGTI